The Actinomycetota bacterium DNA segment ACCCGCGACCGCTGGCGCGATGTCTGGAAGGCCGCCAGCCGCAAGTCCCTGCGTGCCTGGCTCTCGTGACCGACCGGCGCGAGCCCGACTACCGCTTCTCCCTGGCCAACGAGCGGACCCTGCTCGCCTGGGTGCGCACCGCCCTGGCCCTGGACGTCGCCGGGCTCGGGGTGGTGCGGTTCGCCCCCCCGCTCGGCGGCACCGGCGGCCGCGAGCTCGTCGGCGGCGTCCTGGTCCTGCTGGGCGCCGTTACCGCCTGGAGCGGCTACCGCCGCTTCCTCGCCACCGACCGGGCCATCCGCGCCGGCGACGCCCTCCCGGCCCACGCCGCCCCCCGCGTCCTCGCCGCCGCCCTGGCCGTGATCTCCGTGGTCGTGCTCGCCCTGCTGGTCGGCGAGCAGCTCAGGTAGCGGGCGGCCCCGCCACCGGCAGGGTGACGGTGAAGGTGGCGCCCCGGCCCAGCTCGGAGTCGACCCGGACGTCGCCGCCGTGGGCCTCGGCCACGTGGCGGACGATGGCCAGGCCGAGGCCGGTGCCGCCGGTCTGGCGGGCCCGGGCCTTGTCGACCCGGTAGAAGCGCTCGAACACCCGCGAGCGCTCGCCGGCCGGGATCCCCTCGCCGCTGTCCGCCACCTGGAGCACGGCCCTGCTCTCGACGGTGTCCAGGCGCACGCGGACGCTCCCCCTGGCCGGGGTGTGGCGCAGGGCGTTGTCGAGCAGGTTGGACAGCAGCAGGCCCAGCTGGGCCCGGTCGCCGCGGACCGACACGTCCGGCCTCAGCTCGGTCCGGAGCTTGACCCGCCGCTCCTCGGCCAGGTCGGCGTAGTCCCCGGCGACCTCCTTGGCCAGCCCGACCAG contains these protein-coding regions:
- a CDS encoding DUF202 domain-containing protein is translated as MTDRREPDYRFSLANERTLLAWVRTALALDVAGLGVVRFAPPLGGTGGRELVGGVLVLLGAVTAWSGYRRFLATDRAIRAGDALPAHAAPRVLAAALAVISVVVLALLVGEQLR